The proteins below are encoded in one region of Amycolatopsis magusensis:
- a CDS encoding PadR family transcriptional regulator codes for MEISQLLKGVLDLAVLAVLRGHDGYGYDVLRRLRQAGLEEVGDASVYGTLRRLYKAGLLTSYVVPSEEGPHRKYYSLNESGRQRLAESGKTWTTFAKTMDSLLGEAA; via the coding sequence GTGGAGATCAGTCAGTTACTCAAAGGGGTGCTCGATCTCGCGGTGCTCGCGGTGCTCCGCGGGCACGACGGTTACGGCTACGACGTCCTCCGCCGGTTGAGACAGGCCGGGCTGGAGGAGGTCGGCGACGCGTCGGTGTACGGCACGCTGCGGCGGCTGTACAAGGCGGGGTTGCTGACGTCGTACGTCGTACCGAGTGAAGAAGGACCCCACCGCAAGTACTACAGCTTGAACGAGTCGGGACGCCAGCGGCTGGCGGAGTCCGGGAAGACCTGGACCACCTTCGCCAAGACGATGGACAGCCTGTTGGGAGAGGCAGCATGA
- the mutM gene encoding bifunctional DNA-formamidopyrimidine glycosylase/DNA-(apurinic or apyrimidinic site) lyase — translation MPELPEVEVVRAGLEKHVSGRTIAEVTVLHPRAIRRHVAGAADFSGRLAGERVVAARRRGKYLWLELSGQDAVLAHLGMSGQMLVQPDGAPDEKHLRVRVRFDDDGPELRFVDQRTFGGLALAELVDADGTLLPSTIAHIARDPMDPAFDPVLGVKALRSRRTEVKRALLDQTLVSGVGNIYADEALWRARLHWARPADKLTTKQGAALLQAATDVMNEALLAGGTSFDALYVNVNGQSGYFDRSLDAYGQEGRACRRCGTPIRRDPFMNRSSFSCPRCQPKPRLTRA, via the coding sequence ATGCCGGAACTCCCTGAGGTCGAGGTCGTCCGGGCCGGGCTCGAGAAGCACGTCTCCGGACGCACCATCGCCGAGGTCACCGTCCTGCACCCGCGCGCGATCCGGCGGCACGTGGCCGGCGCGGCGGACTTCTCCGGCAGGCTCGCGGGGGAGCGGGTGGTCGCCGCCCGCCGCCGCGGCAAGTACCTGTGGCTCGAGCTGTCGGGCCAGGACGCCGTGCTCGCCCACCTGGGCATGAGCGGGCAGATGCTGGTGCAGCCCGACGGCGCGCCGGACGAGAAGCACCTGCGCGTCCGGGTGCGCTTCGACGACGACGGACCCGAACTGCGGTTCGTCGACCAGCGCACGTTCGGCGGGCTGGCGCTCGCCGAACTCGTGGACGCCGACGGCACGCTGCTGCCGAGCACGATCGCGCACATCGCCCGTGACCCGATGGACCCGGCGTTCGACCCGGTCCTCGGGGTGAAGGCGCTGCGGTCCCGCCGCACCGAGGTCAAACGCGCGCTGCTGGACCAGACCCTGGTCTCCGGGGTCGGCAACATCTACGCCGACGAGGCGCTGTGGCGGGCGCGCCTGCACTGGGCGCGACCGGCCGACAAGCTCACCACCAAGCAGGGCGCGGCCCTGCTCCAGGCCGCCACCGACGTGATGAACGAGGCGCTGCTGGCCGGTGGCACCTCGTTCGACGCGTTGTACGTCAACGTCAACGGCCAGTCCGGCTACTTCGACCGGTCGCTGGACGCCTACGGGCAGGAAGGCCGGGCCTGCCGCCGCTGCGGCACGCCGATCCGGCGCGACCCGTTCATGAACCGGTCGTCGTTCTCCTGCCCGCGTTGCCAGCCCAAACCGCGGTTGACCAGGGCCTGA